The proteins below come from a single Bacteroidota bacterium genomic window:
- the rlmN gene encoding 23S rRNA (adenine(2503)-C(2))-methyltransferase RlmN, with protein sequence MIPTKTTDIRALTLEMLEVFFISNEEKKFRAKQVYEWLWKKSARSFDEMTNLSKEIRELLKANFVIQAVNVDEQQKSKDGTIKNAFKLFDGNVVEGVLIPTKNRMTACISSQVGCSLTCKFCATGRLDRLRNLNADEIYDQVVLIRNQAEENYNLPLTNIVYMGMGEPLLNYRNVLESVEKITSPEGLNISAQRITISTAGIAKMIKKLGDDQVKFNLALSLHAANDEKRSKIMPINEQNSIDALAEALKYFYEKTNTRVTYEYIIFKDFNDTLQDARELAAFCKHIPCKVNIIEYNSIDDGEFQQTTDSRLKSFVEYLEKHRVIVNVRRSRGKDIDAACGQLANKNTAVKK encoded by the coding sequence ATGATACCCACAAAAACAACAGATATAAGAGCTTTGACTCTGGAAATGCTTGAGGTTTTTTTTATTTCTAATGAAGAAAAAAAATTTCGTGCAAAACAGGTATATGAATGGCTTTGGAAAAAATCAGCCAGAAGTTTTGATGAAATGACTAACCTTTCAAAGGAAATCAGGGAGCTTCTTAAAGCTAATTTTGTAATTCAGGCTGTTAATGTTGATGAACAACAAAAAAGCAAGGATGGTACAATTAAGAATGCATTCAAATTATTTGATGGAAATGTGGTGGAGGGAGTATTAATTCCTACAAAAAACAGAATGACCGCTTGTATTTCATCCCAGGTAGGATGTAGTTTGACTTGTAAATTCTGTGCAACGGGCAGACTTGATAGATTAAGAAATCTTAATGCTGATGAAATATATGATCAGGTAGTTTTAATACGAAATCAAGCTGAGGAAAATTACAATTTGCCCCTTACCAATATTGTTTATATGGGAATGGGGGAACCCTTGCTAAATTACAGGAATGTACTTGAATCAGTAGAGAAAATCACTTCTCCTGAGGGTTTGAATATATCGGCACAACGCATTACTATTTCAACAGCTGGTATAGCTAAAATGATTAAAAAATTAGGTGATGATCAGGTTAAATTTAATCTTGCACTTTCCCTTCATGCTGCAAATGATGAAAAGCGTAGCAAAATTATGCCTATAAATGAGCAAAATTCTATTGATGCACTTGCTGAAGCCCTCAAATATTTTTATGAAAAAACCAATACTCGTGTTACTTATGAGTATATAATTTTTAAGGATTTTAATGATACTTTACAAGATGCCAGGGAACTTGCAGCGTTTTGTAAACACATTCCCTGTAAAGTGAATATTATTGAGTACAATAGTATTGATGATGGAGAATTTCAACAGACAACTGACTCCAGGTTGAAATCATTTGTTGAGTACCTTGAAAAACACAGGGTAATTGTAAATGTTCGCAGAAGCCGCGGAAAGGATATAGATGCGGCATGTGGCCAACTGGCCAATAAAAACACTGCCGTTAAAAAGTAA
- a CDS encoding amidohydrolase family protein, which yields MRKFSANYILPVSSSPIENGVVIIHDDGTILDVISPQAKGYSIEGVEKHEGIICPGFINTHCHLELSHLKNKITPSLGLPAFVRELQQKRNQADDFIQLAIKTAEEEMIREGIVAVGDVSNSNHSFKLKSNSSILYHTFIEVFGFDSEKADLIFKQAHSLKQEYYQLGNNKFNACASIVPHAPYSVSEKLFKKIGDSCYLENGLLSMHNQESEDENLLFLTGKGKIREMLEMFSLDFSQWKPSGFNSLPTVLVQLPVCNKILLVHNTFTAEQDLKWVNNYSKMVWWCLCPGANMYIEGKLPPIDKFIKAGLRLTLGTDSLASNGSLSILNEIKTISKSFPEIPLDEMIKWATLNGADFLGFKTLGSLEKGKNPGLNLIQNPDLENFSLTDKSSVKKLI from the coding sequence ATGCGTAAGTTCTCAGCCAATTATATTCTGCCTGTTTCTTCCTCTCCAATTGAAAATGGAGTTGTAATAATTCACGATGACGGGACTATTTTAGATGTGATATCCCCTCAAGCTAAAGGTTATTCCATTGAGGGAGTTGAAAAGCATGAGGGAATAATATGTCCTGGCTTTATTAATACACATTGCCATCTTGAATTATCTCATCTTAAAAACAAGATTACACCATCTTTAGGGCTTCCTGCTTTTGTTCGGGAACTTCAACAAAAAAGAAATCAAGCTGATGATTTTATTCAGCTTGCCATAAAAACTGCAGAAGAAGAAATGATAAGGGAAGGAATTGTGGCAGTAGGTGATGTCTCCAACTCCAACCATTCCTTTAAATTAAAATCAAACAGCAGCATCCTTTATCATACATTTATAGAAGTATTTGGATTTGATTCTGAAAAAGCAGATCTTATTTTTAAGCAGGCACATTCGTTAAAACAGGAGTATTATCAACTGGGAAATAATAAATTTAATGCATGTGCCTCTATTGTACCACATGCACCCTATTCAGTTTCTGAGAAGTTATTTAAGAAAATAGGGGATAGCTGTTATTTGGAAAACGGATTGTTGTCCATGCATAACCAGGAATCTGAGGATGAAAATCTATTGTTTTTAACAGGTAAGGGAAAAATAAGGGAAATGCTGGAAATGTTTTCACTGGATTTTAGCCAATGGAAACCCTCTGGATTTAATTCTCTTCCTACCGTACTTGTTCAGCTTCCGGTTTGCAATAAAATACTATTGGTGCACAATACTTTTACAGCAGAGCAAGATTTGAAATGGGTTAACAATTACAGCAAAATGGTCTGGTGGTGCTTATGCCCTGGAGCCAATATGTATATAGAAGGCAAATTGCCCCCAATAGATAAATTTATTAAAGCAGGGCTAAGATTAACTCTTGGAACCGATAGTCTTGCCTCAAATGGTTCATTGTCTATATTGAATGAGATAAAAACCATTTCAAAGAGTTTCCCAGAGATACCTTTAGATGAAATGATAAAATGGGCTACTTTAAACGGTGCTGATTTTTTAGGTTTTAAAACTTTGGGCTCACTTGAAAAAGGAAAAAATCCGGGATTGAACTTAATTCAAAACCCGGATTTGGAAAATTTTTCTTTGACTGATAAGTCTTCTGTGAAAAAATTAATCTAG
- a CDS encoding DUF4468 domain-containing protein — protein sequence MKTLFVRIPVLILFLFVSISIAQKNKQALPVAPQMPVNEESKLISYSAVVELKAAPDELYKRGINFFSSNYKNTADVLKKQDEANGEIEGVARFKIRNPADKDGVESEAGMVSYSINLKLKDGKYKYEFTKINWKQTSYYGIEKWMDKSSPSYKSNYDYYLIQVDEQIKKLVEELTKAMQKPSVQSKKADW from the coding sequence ATGAAAACATTATTTGTTCGAATACCGGTATTAATTTTATTTTTATTTGTAAGTATTTCCATAGCTCAAAAAAACAAGCAAGCCCTGCCTGTTGCTCCACAAATGCCTGTGAACGAGGAAAGCAAATTAATTTCCTATTCAGCAGTTGTGGAATTGAAAGCAGCTCCTGATGAATTGTATAAAAGAGGAATTAATTTTTTCAGCTCCAATTACAAAAACACGGCAGATGTGTTAAAAAAACAGGATGAAGCAAATGGTGAGATTGAAGGGGTTGCACGTTTTAAAATTCGCAACCCTGCCGATAAAGATGGTGTTGAATCTGAAGCAGGAATGGTTTCCTATTCTATAAATTTGAAATTAAAGGATGGCAAGTATAAATACGAGTTTACTAAAATAAACTGGAAACAGACCTCTTATTATGGAATTGAAAAATGGATGGATAAAAGTTCTCCTAGTTACAAATCTAATTATGATTATTATTTAATTCAGGTTGATGAACAAATCAAAAAACTAGTTGAAGAATTAACAAAAGCAATGCAAAAGCCTTCAGTACAGTCTAAAAAAGCTGATTGGTAA